From Thermococcus barophilus MP:
CTGCCCTATGGATCCTCTCACTAACTACCAGCGCATAAGTAAGGAGGAACACTGCAATTGCCACTGTTTCAGGGTTCATTCTTGTCACCTCAGTACACTATAACCGGAATATCAACATGCTGGACTATCTTTAAAACTACAGGGCTTAACGGGTGAGTTTTTGTAATCTCAGAGCCGTAAGCTTTAGACAATACAAGCATGTCGTGCTTTTCAGCAAGCTTTATAACATCTTCCCCTTTATCCCCAAAGAACAATCTGACTTGAGGACTTATGCCGAGATCTTCAAAATTTTTAGCAATTTTTTCAAGTAACAGCTTTCCATCATTTTCCTCTTTCCTTCTGAACTCCTCACTGATGTCTTTGCCGAGAGTTTGCTCGATCACATGGAACACATGAGCATCAATGATATAAACAAGGATTACCCTTACATCATTATAAGCCGACAGAGTTTCGTAGATTTCGGGCGGAATTTCACCTATAAATCTATCAAGAGGCATTAAAATTGATTTAATTTCTGGAAGCCTCATCTCTTCCTCAGTTAATAGAAATTCCTTGTATTCCTTGAGAATTCTTTCATACCTTCTTCCAGCAATGTTTTTAAATTTTCTTTGAATCAGCGATGAAAACAACCCCATCCATATCCCCTCAGCATTTTATTACAACGACTTAAAGATATTAAATTTATTTGGTGCAATCCTCTAATCTTAGATTCATGAACCACAAGAGCTATTAAATTAAAAATCTTTTTGGATTTGGGGGTGAAATAATGAAAAAGCTGTTGCCGTTCTTGGCGTTAATTCTGCTTATTTCGCCGCTGGCACTTGCCCAATGCCCGGCTGAAGGGCATACAGTAGTCTTAAAAGCCCCAGCAGTCTCAAAAACTGCCAACGGAGATCTAATTGGTGTAGCCACGGAGTTCGTAATTACAGTAGCCCCGGGAAGCGGACACGTGTACGTGGAGACATGGCCATTAGCAGAAGTTGACATGCAGGCAAGTGCAAGATTGGCTGCTCAAGTAGCGGGTAGGGTTCTTGGAGTTGATATGAGCAAATATGATGTCTTCATACAGGTTAAGGCTGACTCACCCATAATTGGAGGACCATCTGCTGGAGGAACCATGACCGTTGGTATTATAGCAGCATTAAAGGGTTGGAAGCTCAGAAATGATGTCATGATGACCGGGATGATAAATCCAGATGGGACAATTGGTCCTGTTGGTGGAATTTTGGAAAAAGCATCGGCAGCCCACAGTGTTGGAGCGAAGCTGTTCTTAATACCTGAGGGACAGAGAATCCAAGTTGTCCAAAAAACTGAACAAAAGCAAATTGGACCTCTTGTCCAAATAACAACAAAAGAAGAAAAGGTAGATGTTGTTCAATATGCAAAGGAAAGATGGGGGCTGGAGGTAAAGGAAGTCAAAGACATCTATGAGGCTGTGTATTACTTTACAGGACACAAAATAGAAAAGCCCCAAGCTCCGGAAAATATCAAAATCGACACATCATTCCTCAAAGAAGATGCAGAGAGGGATTACAAAAACACCACAGAATACTACAAACAAGTTGAAAAGAAGCTCAAAGAGAGCGATGTTAGTTATACAACCTACTCCTATCTCAAAGCAGCGCTTGAAGATGCAAACCAGACCCTAAAAGACGCCAAAGATGCCTTGGATTCCGGGATGTACTACACAGCTCTGAGCAAGGACTTCCAGGCGAGAATTATTATCAGACACGTTGATTGGTATCTGGATGTGCAGAATGAGAAGGACATTGAAAAGCTACTCAACTCTGTCAATGATGATATAAAAAATACCGAAAATTACGTTTCTAACTTGACAATTAGAGGGACAACAATGCTACAAGCTGTTGCAGCAAGTGAGGAAAGGATAGAACAGGCAAAATCTCTTCTCAAGGATGCATGGAGCGATTACTACAAAGGTGACTATTGGAATGCTGTAAGCAATGCTGCATTCGCATATGAAAGGGTGCAGACAGCAAAGTTCTGGGCTAAATTGGGAGAGAGATACGCGAAAGGTGATGTGATCAGCAGGGATGTCATCAAAGAGACAGCGAGAGAGTACTTAGACAACGCCCGTCTGGTTGTTACCTATATAACTTCAATGTTTGGGGAAAGCTTGATGCAGGGACTCGTTGATGAGCTGAATAAGGGGGAGCAGTATTATGAGGATGGAAAGTATTCAGCAGCATTATTTTCAGCAATGGAGGCAAGAATTAGGGCAGAAGTTATACTCGACACCCTTGGAATAGACAACGAAACAGTTCTTACGGATAAGCTCCAGCAGATGAAGGAAGATGCAAAAACAGCAATAGCAATAGCTCAGAGCAAGGGGGTTTATCCAATCCTTGGAATGGCGTACTATGAGTTTGCTCAAAGCTACGAAAAGCAAGGAGGGACTGAAAATATCCAAACAGCTATGATATTCTACCAATATGCAAAAGAGACCGCAATGATGTTCCTTCCGAAAACTGTTCCAAAAATTACCGAGAGCACAATTACTCCTCAGATAATCCATCCATCAAATACACAGACACCTATGGATACACAAACAGCCAGCACAACCACAGCATCAGCCGTTCCTGAGAAAAATGTCCCAACATCACTCTTGGGTGGAATTGGGGTGCTTGGTGTTCTGTTTGGGTTGATAATTGGAATTGTGCTTGGAAGAAGGCTTTAATGGGGAGGTAAATTTTTCTCCCCTCTCTTCTTCAACAACGTTATTTCCCAATCAGCCAAACTGGGACAGATTGTGCATCCCAAGCGGTAGAATCCTTCATAATATAGGGGATGCAGATCAAAACCGTTCATTAATATGTAGAGCTGCACCATCATTCCAGACCAGAATTTGATCGGCATTACTTCCAAGAAAGTACCAAGTACTTCATTTTTCCTTTCAATTGCAGGAGGCTTCAGTCTTCTCTTGGCACTTTCACCATCTCTATCACCTATTACCAAAACTGGACTATCGAACTCCTTTATAGCGTTATAAAGAGCCTCAACCTTCATCCTGGTGCACCAGCGGTTATTGTGGGTAGGAAAACCGTACTTATCAACTGGCATTTTAACAAAACTTTCAATAATATTGACCTTAAGCTTTTTAGCAAGTTTTTCAACGTACTCATCAGTTTGAGGCATCTCATATTCCATTTTGACATAGACAGCAGTAACATCTCTGAAAACCTTGCTTGCCAAAATTAATGCAGCAGTTGAATCCTTTCCCCCGCTCCAAGGCACTATTATGTCATAACCTTCAAATTGTTTAAGGAAACTCTCACTTGCCTTTTCAAAAGCTCTGATGTATGATTCATTTGCCTTAATAATGTCCTCTAAGCTAATTTCCTCAGTGTACGGGATTTTCCAGAGTACTTCCGTTTCTTCTCCGATGCGCTTGCTCACTTCAGCTATTTTCATGCTTCCGGAGTAGTACACCTCCTGGTTCATCAATTTCCTCAGAACAAGAGAAACACTCCCAATATCTATACCCAAAATCTCCCTCATATTTTCTCCAAACCTATCACCGAATGCCAAGTAGATGTCATAGTCTGGATTAATTTCAATGCCGAGAGGATTTTCTGGGTTAAGTTTGTAAGCCCCATTCCACTCTATTCCAAGTCTAAATCTTGCCTTAATCTCTTCCAAATGAGTATAAAGCTCGTCAACTCGCATGTTCCTAACTTTTTTGGTTCTCAGAATTCGGGAGTAGAAGGGTTTTCTCAGCTCAAAGAAGTATGCAGTAATATCTCTTGCTAATTCTCTCTCCTTTTCTCCGAATAGCAAAATCGGTATGTATGGAGCATCCTTTAACCCTTCAAGAATATCTTCAACCTCATTAAACTTTCTGCCACCACCAAGACTCGAAACTTTCAAAAAGCCACCATAGTTGCGCTTATTTATATACTGCAGGGCTTTAGCATCTTTCCTTGCTCTCACAATCACGTGGAACATGTTGGAAAATTAGAAAAAGGATTAATAAAGTTTAGCTGTACAAAAAGTTGAGATCAAATGATGAAAACTCCCTGGACTGAGTTGGTGATGATGACCGGTTCGCTGATGCGAAGCTCTAAAATACCTGAAGCACATAATTAATACCTATGAAGTATCAGAAAATTAGTTACCTGGTAGTGATCTTGGTAGTAGTGTCATCCCTTCTTATTTTATTCAAACCCTATTTCTATTCTTTTAGGGAATATGGTGTCAAGTATGAGGGTGAAGAGGTAATGCTGCCAGAACCCGAGTTAAAAGGCGAAATGAGCGTTGAAGAGGCAATAGCAAAGAGGAGAAGCATTCGATATTATAAAGACAGACCCTTGACCCTTAAGCAGCTCTCCCAGCTGTTATGGGCCGCCCAGGGCATAACAGAGGAGAAGAAAAAATTCAGAGCAGCGCCAAGTGCTGGAGCCACTTATCCTTTTGAGATTTATGTAGTCGTTGGATACGTTGAGGGACTGAAACCGGGAGTTTATCACTATGACCCCTTTAATCATAGCCTAACGCTGATTAAAGAAGGCGATTATAGAACAGAGCTCCAAAAAGCCGCATTGAATCAGCAATGGGTTGGAAAAGCTGCGGTTGATATAGTTCTTGTGGCATTTTATGAGAGGACAACAAAGTACTACGGGGAGAGAGGTTACAGGTATGTCTACATGGAAGCTGGTCATATTGGGCAAAACATATACCTGCAGGCGGTAGCACTGGGTCTGGGAACAGTTGCAGTCGGTGCATTTCACGACAAAGAGGTTGCCAAAATAATTGGTACTGATGGGAATCCCATTTATATATTCCCTGTGGGGGTTCCGTGATGGTTGGTTTTGATCATTATACCCTTGGTTACCTGACTTTCGCATTCATGAGCCTAACAATGCTCAGTGGAGCATTTATATTTTTGAATAAAAACAAAAAAAGCTTCTGGGTAAAGATGCATATAGTTCTAAGCGTGATAACGTATATCCTGATGGTTCTAACAATTTTGCTGGTAAGATAAATAAGCTTGAATCTAAAGAATACATTTGGTGATGTTAATCATGGACAATATTCATTTGGGAAAATTGGACATTGAAAAGTTTATCGAAGAGCTTGAAAAACTAAGTGACAGAGAGATTCTAAGTTATTGGATTAAAGGTGAACTTAAAGAAGCGGAGCTTTATAAGAATCTTGCCATAAGGGCAAAAAAATTGGGGCTTGAAGACAGGATTGTGGAAACGTTTATAATTCTCTCAAAGGAGTCAAAAGGCCATGCGACCCGTTTATGGGAGATATACAAACGTTTATTTAGAACAGAAAAACTCGAAGAGGTAGAGCTGCCCCCCATTGAAGTTGAACCCCTCATCGATGAATTCAAAGAAACAAGTAATATCTTGGGAATACTTGAGTTAGCAATGCAATCAGAACTTCTTGCGAAAAGAATATACAGACTTCTTGCCAAAAGGACAAAAGACGAAAAAATGAAAAAAATTTACGAATATCTGGCAGCTGTAGAAGATGAGCACTATCACAAACTTAAGGTTGAATATGAGTATTGCAAGAAAAAGGCACAAATAAATGAATAAAATACCAAGAACATCTTATTTTTTTAAATTCTTTTTTAGCTTTCCATTATTTCCATGAAAGAGTTTCTTAGAGAGTTATACCAAAACCAGTATTAAGTAGGATACTCAAGAATTTACTGGTGGTGAAAGTGGATGGAGATGATGTCATATCCAATCTTAGGGAACTCGACTATAAGTTGGTTTTGAGCTACTGGATTAAAAGTGAGAACGATCTTTCAAAATTCTACAAAGAACTTGCTTGCAAATCAAAAGAAGTAGGACTGGAAGAATGGGCATTTGACATGTTCATACTTCTCTCAGAGGAGTCAAAACGAGTTGAAAAGAAACTTAAAGAAATATATTCCAGAAAATTTGGCTCCATAGATATAGAAAAACTCCCAGATTCCCCAATAAAAATTCCAGCATATATTAAAGAGTTTGACAATCCCCACAGCATCCTTGGCATTTTAAAAAGTGCAATATACTGTGAAGAACTCGCTGAAAACATCTGTCAGGTTCTCTCCCAAAAAGCTCCAACTGAATACGAGAAAGAACTTTTCAAATACCTTGCTTCTTCAGAAAGATGTCACCTGAGGATTCTCACGGAAAGATTCAATTATTATAAAAAGAAACTTAAAGCGGAAAGCTAAACTCCCATTTCCTTAGCTTCAGGAGGCTCTTCGATTAGATTATCGCTGTATTTGTTGTAGTCAGCCAGCAGAAATTCATCACTCATCCTCAATGCTTTCACTGCCTTTTCCTCCCCTGGAAACTTCTTCCCCGGACACACATCCACACATAGGGCACAGAACATGCACCTCGAAACATAATGCCTGATCTTCTTAAGCTCCGGGATCCACTCCATAGCATTAGCTGGACACACCAGTATGCACAACCTACAGCCTATGCACCTTTCGGGGGTGTACTTCAGCTTTCCCCTGAAGCCTTCAGGAACTGGAACAGGAGGATTTATCTTTGCCTCTCCTCTCTGAACCTTATCAATAAGGGCTGTTACATTTTTAGGAGCATGCTTTACCGGAAACGGATTTGTGAAGGGTCTTTCCATAAGCTGCTTAAGGAACAGGAACATTGCCTTTGTTGGCATTCACCTCACCCCCAGCCAAACAAGTGCCAAACCGAGCAATGCAATTAAGTTCACATGAACCCAGAAAATCCGCGATGCCTGTTCGATTCTGAATCTTCCGAATGATGTCCTTACGATTGTCACTGCAGCTATGTAAATTATCAGTACTTTAAAGAGGAACCACAAGCTTTCAACAATGTAAAGCATGGCACCATTCAAGCTAATCCCAAAAACATAGCTGAATGTGAACGGTATGAATAGAACTGCCTCAATTGCTGCCATTGCAAACCCTCTCACAGCGTCAGAGAGATAAAACAGAGCCAAGTTCCTGCCACTATATTCTGCGAGCATACCCTCTGCTATCTCCGTTTCAGCCTCTGCGATATCAAAAGGAAGCTTGGCAAGTTCCGCAGGAGTTACAACTAACAGCGCTATGAAAAGCAAAACAACTCCCAATGCTGCCACTGGAGAAACCATTGTCCAAACTGGAGTGGATGCGATCGTTGTGAGGGAGAAGCTCTTGTACAAAAGTGCAAACCCAATAATCACAATGGCCAAAGGCATTTCATAGCTCATCATGAGCACCATTTCTCTCTGTGCTCCAACGGAGGAAAACGGACTTCCTGAAGAAAATCCTCCAACTGCCATAGCTAAAGACTGGAGTGTCAGCAGATATAGTATCACTATCAGGTCTCCATATCCCTCAAGGGGCGCCTTAAGAATACCAAAGGGGATGTAAAGTAGCAGAGTCATTGAAGATGCAAATGCTAGGATGGGCATTGCATTAAAGAGCCACTTTACGGCGTTTTCCGGTACAACTGTTTCTTTGAGCAACAATTTCCCGACATCCCAGAAAGGTTGCCTTATAGGCGGACCAATTCTTGATGTCATTCTTGCAGATATCCTTCTGTCGATACCTTTGTAGGTCAGTCCAAGAAATACACCAAGTACTGGGAAGGCAACCGCATAGAATAAAGTCTCGGGGGTCATCCTCTCACCTCCTTCTCAATTTTCCTTGTCTTTTCAACTGCCTTCTTGTGGATGTATTCGTAGCCGAGAACCTTGCCTTCTGGTGTCTTTAGCAGTGCAACCCTGTCGTTACAGCACATGCACGGATCGATGTATGCTACAACTATTGGGATATCTGCAACTTCCGCTCCAAGCAGGAGTGGAGCCCAGCTGTTAATGTTGTTGTAACTTGGGGCAATCACCTTCCAGACACTTGGTCCATCTCTACCATCAAACTTGAGATAGTGAACAACTTCTCCTCTCGGCGCCTCATGGGCACCAATTGCTTCGCCTTTAGTTCTTCTAATTTTTGCCAAAAGTGCTGGATAATTGGGGATTGCAAGTATCTTGCCCTCTGGAAGGTTGTCAACACAGTATTCGATGATATCCAAGCTCTGCTCTATTTCATAAATCCTGACCATGGTGATATCGTAGGCATCTCCCTTAGCCTCTCCGACTATATCTTGAGGAACGACAGCCCTAACATCAATGTCAGCATAAGCATCGTACGGCATATCCTGCCTGATGTCCATTCTGATTCCAGCAGCCCTTGCAACAGGACCGACAACATTCAGCTTAAGTGCCATCTCTTTTGAAAGCTGGGCAACTCCTCTTGTTCTTGCTTTATAGACGGGATCCGAGAGGATTATCTCCTTCATCTGCTCTGTAAACTTCCAGTAGTAGGTAATTGCATCTTTAATTGCCTTTATGTGCGATTCCTTGAGATCTCTCCTTACACCTCCGATCATATACACCGAATAATTAATTCGGTTTCCAGTGAGAAGCTCCAGCAAGTCAAGAACCTTTTCCCTTCCTTTCCATGTCCAGAATAAAAGTGAGTCAAATCCCATTTCGTGGGCAATAACTCCCAGCCAAAGAATGTGCGAGTGTATTCTTTCAAGTTCTGCTATTATCGGACGTATATACTGTGCTCTTGGAGGCGCCTCTATTCCAAGGGCCTTTTCGGCTGTTACAACGAAAGCATATGGATGGGAGATGGAACAGATGCCGCATATCCTTTCTGATAGATATAGAGTCTGAATGGCGTTCCTCTTCATTCCCATATACTCTATTCCTCTATGAGCAAATCCTCTTTTAACGTCAACCCTGACGATTTTCTCGCCCTCAACCTCTGCCTCAACGCGTATAGGCTCTTTAAGAGCAGGATGGATGGGTCCTATAGGAATATAGTAAGCAGTCTTAGGCATTCCCCTCACCTTTCTTTCTTATTTCCCTAACGCTCTTGTGTGTATGCTTAATCATATCTTCAACACCGTATTCGTCCCTTCTCCATGGATACTTCCCCTCTGGCCAGTCATCAGGTAAGAAGAGATGTCTCTTGTTCTTTAAGCCTTCAAACTCAATGCCAAGCATTTCTCTGATTTCCCTCTCATTTGTTTCTGCACCGGGCATTAGGTCCGTTATCGTGGGGAGAATTAGACTGTCTTTCGGCAGGTCGAACTTCAGTGTTATACTTACTTCACCCCATGGATTTGAGTAGAACACACCAAATGAGTATATCATCTTTATGCTGTCCCCACCATTATCCTCCCCAGATATAAGATGCAGATGAGGGTAATCGAGTGAGAATATTGTCTCAACGGCTTTCCTAAACGCCGACCTGTCAATTTCTGCCCAAACTTCATAGAGCTTTCTCTTTCTTCTAATTCCCATCTCATATTCCCTGATTTCATAGTTAAGCAGTGCATCACCAAGTGATTTTTCCAGTTTTTCAATGACCTCTTCAACGTTCATTCTTCCTTCCCCTCCAGTTCTTTTTCTAACTTCTCCAACTTGAGCCACGCCTTAACAACGGCATCTATGATTGCTTCTGGCCTTGGCGGACATCCGGGAACATAGACATCAACAGGTATTATCTCATCAATTGGACCTGCTATGTTGTAGGAGTCATAGAAGACTCCACCGCTTGTTCCGCAGTTTCCGACCACAATTACAGCCTTTGGGTCTGGCATCTGCTCGTATATTCTTCTCAGTTTATCCGCAAAGTCTCTTGGGATTGCTCCGGTGACCAGAAGCACATCTGCGTGCCTTGGACTGCCGGCAAGCTTTATCCCAAATCGTTCAACATCGTATCTTGGCGTCAGAAGTGCAACAATTTCAATATCACATGCATTGCATGAACCTCCGGATGCATGGAAAACCCAAAGAGAGCGTTTAAAGTTTGTCAGCTTGCCCACGTTCACGCACCTCCCACCAGAAGGAAGAGTATTACAGTCCCAACCCCAAGGTACCAAAGGATGTAATCCCTAACATCTCCTGTATGGATAGCCTGAAGAACTCTATAGTACTCTTTAAGTGCCTCTATAAACCCCCAATAGATATCGCTTGCTCTTACTTGAATCTTCTCTTTGGACGGTTCTGCGTTACCGCTTAAATATGGCTTTACCTGCTCGCTTTCTTTCTTATAACTTGGATTACCCCTTGAGTAAATTATGTAGCCGATTAAAGCAAAGAGTATAAGGAAAGCAAGCCACAACAATGGGCTCCAATATCCTGAGCCAGTTACAAGTTTTGATATCATGCCAGACCACCCCATGACTGATATTGCGCAACGTTGATGAGGGCATCCACAGCTGGATACACGATTTTATTCAGTACAACGTCCGGGAACAGACCGAATAGTATACAGAGCAATGCCAAGATCACCATAGCCACTATCATCGGTCTTGGGACTTCTCTTACGTTCTCGAACTTCTCCAATGGTGGCCCCAAGAACGCTGACGCAAACACTTTAACGAATGAAGCAAGGGTCAATATACTCGTGACCATTGCAAATACCGCCAATAGCGGATTCAATCTGTAAGAGCTCTCATAGATTAGGAATTTGCTTGCAAACCCGTTGAAAGGCGGCAAACCAGATATGGCTGCAGCACCAACAATAAAGCACAAAGTTGTAATGGGCATCTTCCTCGCTAATCCTCCCATTTCGTTGAGGTTTCTTGTCCCGGTTACGTAGAACAGTGCACCAGCAGTCATTAAGAGCAAGCTCTTGTAGATTATGTGGTTTATTATGTGGAAGATTCCTCCAGCCATTGCCGTTCTCCCGAACTCTGCCAATGCATCGGAATTATGAAGAACCGTTAAGCCGACACCAACACCAAGGAGCATGTAGCCAGTTTGTGAGATAGCGTGGTAGCTCATGAGCCTTTTTACATCTTTCTGAACCAGAGCCATTGTAACACCGATGAACATCGTTAGAACGCCAAGGATTGACATTATCCATCCAACTCTCTCTAAGCTGATTGATACGTTTGCAAAGAGTGTGAAGCTGACTCTAAAGAGAGCATAGAGGCTTGCATAAGTAGACACCAGCAGGACTGGGTTTATACCAGCCGGAACTTCGGTGTATGCATCGGGAACCCAGTAATGCATTGGAACTGAACCGCACTTCATGGCAAACGAAGCAAATAGCAGGCCAAATGCTATCATGTCAAGGGTACTGAGGGAGACCTGTCTGCTTATATAGGCTAAGTTTAAGTTTCCATATTCGCCATAGAGGATTCCAATGGCAAAGAGAACCATCAAAGATGCAACGGCACTTACTATCAGATATTTAATTCCAGCTTCACTCGCTTCACCGCGGTAGTTTCTGAATCCAACCAACGCTGAGCCAGCGATCCCAGCTATTTCTAAGAACACGAAGAGATTGAAGAGATCTCCTGTGAGAACCATGCCGAGAATGCCCACTTCTAACAGAAGCAGCAATGCATAGTATTTTTCCAGACCGCTCTCCGCTTTAACATGACTGTATGAATAGAGAGCACCGACAAAGCTCATCAGAGTCGCTGAGATGGCCATGAAAGCTCCAATGCCGTCAATCTCGAACATAATCCTTATTGGAACTTTATAACCTGAAGGCAGTACAAGGGTTGGCTTATCCGCGCCGAAAACATACACTATGATACCATGCAATCTGACCTGGTACATCAGCATAAGAGAAAGGACTACAGTAACGGCAGTTATCACTATAGCCCATACCGCTGCAATGCTCTGTTTTTTCTTGAACAGAGGTGCAATAAACGCTCCAAAGAGAGGAACCGCTATCATCAATGCCGGTAAGTGCTCAATCATCCCCTCAACCTCCTGATCTTTGTAACGTCAAGGGTTCCATAGCGCTTGTAGATGTTCACAGCAAAGGCAAGCATTAAGGCTGAGACAGCAACACCTATGACAATGCTCGTAAGTGTTAATGCCTGTGGAGTCGGGAGAACCATATTTTGCGGATTTGCTGCCTCTGGTGGTGCCAAAGTATAGATTGGGGCATAGCCACCTTTTACATATCCCAAGGCAACTAAGAACAGGTTGACTGCTCCTTCCAAGATTTCAATACCTATGACAACCTTGATTAGATTCCTCTTGAACCCTATTGTGTAAAACCCTACTGCCAAGAGGAGTGCGACAACTATGAACGGAAAATTAACCCAGATGCTACCATTCATCCCTCTCCCTCCTCATGATTAGGAAGAACACCAGCACTATGCTTGTAAGGCCTGCAAGAACCTTCATACCGACAAAGATGTTCATGTACGGAAGAGTGCCACCTGTGTTTAAATAGCCCGGATTTATCCCAACTGGAGTTTTTCCTCCAAATAATGGGAATCCGCTGTTTGCAATTACGTTTTTGAAGAACGTGTAGCCAGCAAACCCCAGACATGCCATTCCAAGGAATCCCAGTGCTCCAATGCTTTCAAATACACTGAGGGGAGCTTTCTCAAAGAGGCTTTTAACAGCATCGTATTTGTTCGCCACTATGAGCAACGCTAAACCACTTGCAAAAACTGCTCCCCCCTGAAAGCCTCCTCCCGGTGTTAAATGACCATGGAGTATAATGTAGCTACCAAAGACAAGTATTAGAGGTGCCAGTATTTTGGTCGTGGTCTTTATGATGGTTGTCGTCATTTTTTCGTCCCCTCCTTCCTCCGCAGAACCATTAAAACTCCAGAAACTGCCGTAAACAGGACGGTCGCTTCGCCAAGAGTATCGAAACCTCTGTAGTCAAAGACTATGCTTGTGACAACGTTGTTAGCTGATGCTTCAATCTGAGCATGGGTTATGAACCAGTCATCCATTTCTCTGTGAGGGGGCTCTCCAAAAGGCCTGATGCTAATCATCGCAGCAAGGAGGAAGAGCGTGAACCCTATGAAAGCAAGCAATCCAAGAGAAGTCCTCATTCTATCACCTCCTCATCAGTCGTGTTCTTGATGGCAAGAAGGTACATCGCAGTTGTTAAACCAGCTCCAACGCCAGCTTCAGCTATTGCCACGTCTGGAGCTTGGAGAACATAGAACTCAAGGGACAAGATGAGGCTAAAAACTGCCATGGCTATAACTGCCATAATTAAGTTCTTGAATCTGATGGCAACTATTGCACTCACCAGCAGGCCAATTCCTATTAAAACCTGGAGAATCCAAAAGAACTCCATAAAGTTCATAGCTTTCCCTCCAGCTCATCTATTACAGCACCATAAGGT
This genomic window contains:
- a CDS encoding 4Fe-4S binding protein, with the translated sequence MPTKAMFLFLKQLMERPFTNPFPVKHAPKNVTALIDKVQRGEAKINPPVPVPEGFRGKLKYTPERCIGCRLCILVCPANAMEWIPELKKIRHYVSRCMFCALCVDVCPGKKFPGEEKAVKALRMSDEFLLADYNKYSDNLIEEPPEAKEMGV
- a CDS encoding universal stress protein, producing MGLFSSLIQRKFKNIAGRRYERILKEYKEFLLTEEEMRLPEIKSILMPLDRFIGEIPPEIYETLSAYNDVRVILVYIIDAHVFHVIEQTLGKDISEEFRRKEENDGKLLLEKIAKNFEDLGISPQVRLFFGDKGEDVIKLAEKHDMLVLSKAYGSEITKTHPLSPVVLKIVQHVDIPVIVY
- a CDS encoding membrane protein, which produces MVGFDHYTLGYLTFAFMSLTMLSGAFIFLNKNKKSFWVKMHIVLSVITYILMVLTILLVR
- a CDS encoding S16 family serine protease; this encodes MKKLLPFLALILLISPLALAQCPAEGHTVVLKAPAVSKTANGDLIGVATEFVITVAPGSGHVYVETWPLAEVDMQASARLAAQVAGRVLGVDMSKYDVFIQVKADSPIIGGPSAGGTMTVGIIAALKGWKLRNDVMMTGMINPDGTIGPVGGILEKASAAHSVGAKLFLIPEGQRIQVVQKTEQKQIGPLVQITTKEEKVDVVQYAKERWGLEVKEVKDIYEAVYYFTGHKIEKPQAPENIKIDTSFLKEDAERDYKNTTEYYKQVEKKLKESDVSYTTYSYLKAALEDANQTLKDAKDALDSGMYYTALSKDFQARIIIRHVDWYLDVQNEKDIEKLLNSVNDDIKNTENYVSNLTIRGTTMLQAVAASEERIEQAKSLLKDAWSDYYKGDYWNAVSNAAFAYERVQTAKFWAKLGERYAKGDVISRDVIKETAREYLDNARLVVTYITSMFGESLMQGLVDELNKGEQYYEDGKYSAALFSAMEARIRAEVILDTLGIDNETVLTDKLQQMKEDAKTAIAIAQSKGVYPILGMAYYEFAQSYEKQGGTENIQTAMIFYQYAKETAMMFLPKTVPKITESTITPQIIHPSNTQTPMDTQTASTTTASAVPEKNVPTSLLGGIGVLGVLFGLIIGIVLGRRL
- a CDS encoding SagB/ThcOx family dehydrogenase, which encodes MKYQKISYLVVILVVVSSLLILFKPYFYSFREYGVKYEGEEVMLPEPELKGEMSVEEAIAKRRSIRYYKDRPLTLKQLSQLLWAAQGITEEKKKFRAAPSAGATYPFEIYVVVGYVEGLKPGVYHYDPFNHSLTLIKEGDYRTELQKAALNQQWVGKAAVDIVLVAFYERTTKYYGERGYRYVYMEAGHIGQNIYLQAVALGLGTVAVGAFHDKEVAKIIGTDGNPIYIFPVGVP
- a CDS encoding ferritin-like domain-containing protein — protein: MLIMDNIHLGKLDIEKFIEELEKLSDREILSYWIKGELKEAELYKNLAIRAKKLGLEDRIVETFIILSKESKGHATRLWEIYKRLFRTEKLEEVELPPIEVEPLIDEFKETSNILGILELAMQSELLAKRIYRLLAKRTKDEKMKKIYEYLAAVEDEHYHKLKVEYEYCKKKAQINE
- a CDS encoding ferritin-like domain-containing protein produces the protein MKVDGDDVISNLRELDYKLVLSYWIKSENDLSKFYKELACKSKEVGLEEWAFDMFILLSEESKRVEKKLKEIYSRKFGSIDIEKLPDSPIKIPAYIKEFDNPHSILGILKSAIYCEELAENICQVLSQKAPTEYEKELFKYLASSERCHLRILTERFNYYKKKLKAES
- a CDS encoding phosphoadenosine phosphosulfate reductase domain-containing protein, whose product is MFHVIVRARKDAKALQYINKRNYGGFLKVSSLGGGRKFNEVEDILEGLKDAPYIPILLFGEKERELARDITAYFFELRKPFYSRILRTKKVRNMRVDELYTHLEEIKARFRLGIEWNGAYKLNPENPLGIEINPDYDIYLAFGDRFGENMREILGIDIGSVSLVLRKLMNQEVYYSGSMKIAEVSKRIGEETEVLWKIPYTEEISLEDIIKANESYIRAFEKASESFLKQFEGYDIIVPWSGGKDSTAALILASKVFRDVTAVYVKMEYEMPQTDEYVEKLAKKLKVNIIESFVKMPVDKYGFPTHNNRWCTRMKVEALYNAIKEFDSPVLVIGDRDGESAKRRLKPPAIERKNEVLGTFLEVMPIKFWSGMMVQLYILMNGFDLHPLYYEGFYRLGCTICPSLADWEITLLKKRGEKNLPPH
- a CDS encoding respiratory chain complex I subunit 1 family protein, which gives rise to MTPETLFYAVAFPVLGVFLGLTYKGIDRRISARMTSRIGPPIRQPFWDVGKLLLKETVVPENAVKWLFNAMPILAFASSMTLLLYIPFGILKAPLEGYGDLIVILYLLTLQSLAMAVGGFSSGSPFSSVGAQREMVLMMSYEMPLAIVIIGFALLYKSFSLTTIASTPVWTMVSPVAALGVVLLFIALLVVTPAELAKLPFDIAEAETEIAEGMLAEYSGRNLALFYLSDAVRGFAMAAIEAVLFIPFTFSYVFGISLNGAMLYIVESLWFLFKVLIIYIAAVTIVRTSFGRFRIEQASRIFWVHVNLIALLGLALVWLGVR